TGCGCCTCAACTGCTGCATACGGTGCCTGTGCGCCAATTTCGTGCGGCACAACGCCCCGCAGATAAGTTTCTAGCGGTACCTCGTTAACCAAAGTGTAATTGCCATAAGCATTCGGTTGCAGCCGCAGATTTCCTACATAGAGAGTACCGAAGTGATCGCTTTTACCTTGATGTACTTGAATTACTTTTTTGTCGGCAGTAATGTCCAACTGGTTACCGCGATAGCGGGTGCCATTTACCATCCAGCTAACTTGCGGCACCTGTTGCAGGATTTGAGTATCTAAGTAAGCAGTTTTATTCCCCTTAATTCGTATACTCTGCAACAGCAGTCGTCGCAGCAAGGGAGTGTTATAAACTTGCCGTTTTGCCCAAACTTGCCAGCGCTGTGGCTGGGCGATCTCAACCTCTATGCCACGAGCATGCCATTGTTTGGCAGCGTCTTCAGCAGTTTCAAAGCTTTGGTGAGTGCTGAGGACAACTCGTTCTTCTAGTGCTGGTGCAGTTAAAGGTTGCATCACTACTTCTAGCTTGACGCTGCTAGCGTTTAGTAGTACTTGCTGCCGTTCACCTGTTTTGAATTTGAGATTGAGGCGATCGCCTGGTGTTGCTTGCAGGTTGAGTTCATCGGTTGGTTCATCACCAAATCGCTGCACAATCCCAATCTTAAGCTCCACGTCAGCCTGCTTCGTTGCTGCGCCCGATGTCGCAGTCAACCCTAACAAACACGCTGTTATCACTGTGCTGTAGGACAAGTGCGACCAGATGTTAACCCGAATTAACTTCCGCCAGCCCTGCGGTTGGCGCTGGTATAGCTGAGACTGCCCTAAGATGTTTTTATTTCTTGCCATTGATCTTGTCGCGATGACGCAATTTTTTTCAAGCTAGCTTTGGTATTCCGACTGAATTTATTGTCACGTGGTTCGATTTGTGGTCGGGGTTAAATTAAAGTTGCAATTCGAAGTCATAACGAGTATGATTTAGAAAGAGAGGACAAGGGAGGTAGCAGCACACCTGATGGTAAAGGTACAAGAGATTCCCTTAGGGAAGATTAAACGACCCCTGCCGCGACAGAACGATCCAAATAAGGTAGCAGCATTAATGGAGTCGATTCAAGCGATCGGGCAGCAAGAACCGATTGATGTGTTAGAAGTTGATGGACAATATTATGGCTTTTCCGGTTGCCATCGGTTTGAGGCTTGCCAGCGGTTGGGCAAGGAAACAATTCTAGCTAGAGTCCGTAAGGCTCCCCGCGCTGTCCTGAAGATGCACTTGGCATGAGCTAAAGTCGCTGGTAAGTTGTCAGTGGAGACCGAAACAAACGTTTTAACTGAAGATTGGGAGAATTTTATGCAAACTCAAGACAAAACTATGCCGGTCAATATTGGCATTAGTGAGGAAGATCGGAAACAAATTGCCGAAGGGCTTTCTCGTCTACTGGCAGACACCTACTCGCTATATCTCAAAACTCATAACTTCCACTGGAACGTCACAGGTCCGATGTTCCAAACCTTGCATCTAATGTTTGAGACACAGTACACAGAGCTAGCCATGGCTGTCGATCAAATAGCTGAAAGGATAAGAGCAGTAGGCTATCCAGCACCAGGCACTTACAGTGATTTTGCCAAGCTGAGTTCGATTCAAGAGACACCCGGAGTTCCCAAAGCGAACGACATGATCCGCCTACTGGTAGAAGGTCAAGAAGCCGTAGTGCGAACAGCTCGGTCTATCTTTCCGGTTGTTGAAAAGGTGAACGACGAACCCACTGCCGATCTATTGACCCAGCGGATGCAAATCCACGAGAAGAATGCCTGGATGCTAAGAAGTTTACTAGAAGAATAATGGCTCAGGCATCAGTGTCAGATTACACCTACTCATTGCAACATTTAATGCAGCGGGTGGGTGTTCCCAGCTTTAAAGCACTGGCGCGTGCCTCTGGGGTTTCGGAACGGCAGTTACTGCGGTTGCGACGGGGAGAGGTAGAAAAGATGCGTGTGGATGTGCTGCTGAAGCTGAGCCAGGCACTGCAAGTGCCATTGACAGATTTAGTGACAACTTTTTCTGAGGTAGACCTTGGCAGCAATCATGGATCGTTGCCAGAAGTAGAGCAAGCGGTATTAAAGCAAGAGTACCAGCGACTACAAGCCCAACTGGAACAACAGAGACAGGCACTTTGGCAAGAATTTCAACAGTCAAGTCTGCAAGTGCTAGAGTCTTGGTTACTGCAATGGCCCACAGCTGCCCACAAAGTTCAGGAAAATCCCCAACTGCCAGCGATTAGATTACTGCCTTTACTACGTCCGATGGAACAGCTGTTGCAACAGTGGGGGGTGGAGGCGATCGCACCAGTGGGAGCAGAACTGCCATATGAGCCCCAGATGCATCAACTCTTAGAGGGAACGGCGCAACCAGGCGAAAGCGTTAAGGTACGCTACACTGGCTACCGCCAAGCAGATAAGCTGCTTTACCGAGCTAAAGTCAGTCCGCTTCGAGAGGGTTAATAAAGGCTAAACCACGCCCAAAGTCTTGATAAACTAAGTGATTCAACAATCACCCCTTTGGCTGATGTCCCACCATCGATTGATTTGTTGCACTGGGAAGGGAGATAGAACGTACAAAACGAGAACGAAATTATGCGTCCATTAAACATTGGTTTAACTGACGAGCAACGCACAGGCGTAATTAATCTATTGAATCGCGACCTGTCGGATGCTTACCTACTAATCATCAAGACGAAAAAGTTTCATTGGGATGTAGTCGGACCGCAGTTCCGCTCACTGCACCAAATTTGGGAAGAACAGTATCAAATGTTGTCGGATAATATTGATTCTCTAGCCGAGCGGGTGCGAGCATTGGGTGGTTTTCCAATCGGTACGGCTCAAGGCTTCTTGAACAATGCTTCCCTCAAAGAAGAGCCAGACAATATTCCCCTAGCAACTGAAATGGTAGCGCGGCTAGTAAACGATCATGAGCAAGTTATCCGCAATCTCCGCGAACACGTGGATGCTTGTTCTGAGCAATTCCACGACGAGGGAACAGCTGACTTCCTAACTGGTTTGATGGAGCAGCACGAAGAAATGGCATGGATGTTGCGTTCCTTCATCGAAGGTGAATCGCTCCAAGCTGATGGCAACCAACCAACGCCACAGATGGCTAGTGCAGCACGGTAGTCATTTAATATAAGTGTGCAAAGGCAAAAGAGAAGAGCTTCTCTTTTGCCTTTTTGGCGTTTGGCAATTGGCTATTTGTCAAGTCAAAAGACAAGCGGCTGGAAAGATAAGATATTCCAGGAAAAAGAGTTTCCAGATGAATTGATAAAACTGGGCGATCGCCTTTTTATCCTGCAAATCCAGCTTGAGACTCTGCCACCACATTAAGGCAAGCAATACCAAATGAGTGCTAACCAGGAAGATGGGATTGACAGAGGGTAGCCACAGAACACTCGCTAGAGCTATGCCTAAATAACACGCAGTTAATACCCAACGAGCTAGATTAAACACCCGCTGTTTACCCAGTGCAATTGTAAAAGTGGTGATGTGATACTGGCGATCGCCTTCCATGTCAGGAATGTCTTTAAAGATAGCGATCGCCAACGTAAACACCAAAATAAATAGCGTCAGCGCCCAAACCGACGGCGGAATCTCTCTGCTTCCTTGCAATACCCCACTGAAATGCAAAAACAGCCCTAAATTGACAATCGCACCCCGCACCGAAAAAATGCACAGCGCTGCCCAAAAAGGAAACCGCTTCAACCGGATGGGTGGCAGAGAATAAGCAGTCCCAATCGCCAAACTAATACTCACCATCCCCAACAAAAATGGTCCTAGCAACCATGCCAACAGCAGCGCTAGGATGCCTGTAACTGCAACAATAATCTGACCTGTCCGCCGTGAAAACTCCCCAGCAGCCAGCGGTAAATGTGGTTTATTAATCTGGTCAATCGCCACATCTTCTAGTTGATTTAGCCCCACAATGTAGACATTGCCGCATAAACAAGCAATCCAAGCCCCCAAAACAGGGAGTAGGGGTGGGTATAACCAAGGCTGTTTGCTCCCAAATATGTCTAATAAACCCGCCCGTACAGGAGTAGGGAGTAGAGAAGGAATGCTATTCCCTGTTACCGTAGCGTAAGCAATCAAATACAACCCCAACACACTCAGACTTGTGCCAATAATTGTGTGAGGTCGGGAAAACTTCCAGAAAGCATACAGCCAGCCAGCTAAATGCTCAAACCAGATTTTTGACTGACTAAGAGACTCTTGTCCAGAAATCTGACTGATCGACTCTTTGCTCTGTATCTCTGTGGTTCGTTTCTTCATTTAGTTCCACACAACAACCCAAACCGAATCAACCCGCACTCATAACCCCGACGCATCAACCCCAGCGACAGCGCCGCCTGAATTGTTCCCCAACCGGAACGCAGCAAGCCCAATATTGCCAAAGGATTCAATGCCGAATCAATCACTACATTCCAAAACGGGGCAACAGCAGTTGACCAATCGGCAGTACGAATGTTTTGCAACGAGAGGTTACGGGCGATCGCTTCATACTCTGGCA
This window of the Chroococcidiopsis sp. CCMEE 29 genome carries:
- a CDS encoding sulfiredoxin gives rise to the protein MVKVQEIPLGKIKRPLPRQNDPNKVAALMESIQAIGQQEPIDVLEVDGQYYGFSGCHRFEACQRLGKETILARVRKAPRAVLKMHLA
- a CDS encoding Dps family protein, with product MQTQDKTMPVNIGISEEDRKQIAEGLSRLLADTYSLYLKTHNFHWNVTGPMFQTLHLMFETQYTELAMAVDQIAERIRAVGYPAPGTYSDFAKLSSIQETPGVPKANDMIRLLVEGQEAVVRTARSIFPVVEKVNDEPTADLLTQRMQIHEKNAWMLRSLLEE
- a CDS encoding helix-turn-helix domain-containing protein, with the protein product MAQASVSDYTYSLQHLMQRVGVPSFKALARASGVSERQLLRLRRGEVEKMRVDVLLKLSQALQVPLTDLVTTFSEVDLGSNHGSLPEVEQAVLKQEYQRLQAQLEQQRQALWQEFQQSSLQVLESWLLQWPTAAHKVQENPQLPAIRLLPLLRPMEQLLQQWGVEAIAPVGAELPYEPQMHQLLEGTAQPGESVKVRYTGYRQADKLLYRAKVSPLREG
- a CDS encoding Dps family protein, whose amino-acid sequence is MRPLNIGLTDEQRTGVINLLNRDLSDAYLLIIKTKKFHWDVVGPQFRSLHQIWEEQYQMLSDNIDSLAERVRALGGFPIGTAQGFLNNASLKEEPDNIPLATEMVARLVNDHEQVIRNLREHVDACSEQFHDEGTADFLTGLMEQHEEMAWMLRSFIEGESLQADGNQPTPQMASAAR
- a CDS encoding homogentisate phytyltransferase: MKKRTTEIQSKESISQISGQESLSQSKIWFEHLAGWLYAFWKFSRPHTIIGTSLSVLGLYLIAYATVTGNSIPSLLPTPVRAGLLDIFGSKQPWLYPPLLPVLGAWIACLCGNVYIVGLNQLEDVAIDQINKPHLPLAAGEFSRRTGQIIVAVTGILALLLAWLLGPFLLGMVSISLAIGTAYSLPPIRLKRFPFWAALCIFSVRGAIVNLGLFLHFSGVLQGSREIPPSVWALTLFILVFTLAIAIFKDIPDMEGDRQYHITTFTIALGKQRVFNLARWVLTACYLGIALASVLWLPSVNPIFLVSTHLVLLALMWWQSLKLDLQDKKAIAQFYQFIWKLFFLEYLIFPAACLLT